A genomic window from Streptomyces sp. HUAS YS2 includes:
- a CDS encoding SRPBCC domain-containing protein, translated as MEHEVFVPVTTELLRGTLADPARVARCVPGLQQDADADAGPLAGRLRIRVGGHTITYRGALRLAGRGDAWTVEGEGTEARGSGSVKLALTLRLTPTEEGATLAFSGTAGAEGRLVELPADTVDAAARRLLDRFAAALGAEAERAEEAAARQAEADDEGADAAEESGDAEAGAPPAAGHDLPVPPPSVEPLEPLEPLVGDEPDAETAAPDFVGPPAEAAHARRTMIGRSAEEVDHAPPRGRYAPVPAPETARAGATLRWVAPAAALALASAVVVGRALRRRR; from the coding sequence ATGGAGCATGAGGTGTTCGTTCCGGTCACGACCGAACTGCTGCGCGGGACGCTGGCGGACCCCGCCCGGGTGGCGCGCTGCGTGCCCGGGCTCCAGCAGGACGCCGACGCGGACGCCGGTCCGTTGGCCGGCCGGCTGAGGATCCGGGTGGGCGGCCACACCATCACGTACCGCGGCGCGCTGCGGCTCGCCGGGCGCGGCGACGCCTGGACGGTCGAGGGCGAGGGTACGGAGGCGCGCGGTTCGGGCTCGGTGAAGCTCGCGCTGACGCTCCGGCTCACCCCGACGGAGGAAGGCGCCACGCTCGCGTTCAGCGGGACGGCCGGGGCGGAGGGCCGACTCGTGGAGCTGCCGGCCGACACCGTCGACGCGGCGGCCCGGCGCCTGCTCGACCGGTTCGCGGCGGCCCTGGGCGCCGAGGCGGAGCGGGCGGAGGAGGCTGCGGCGCGTCAGGCCGAGGCCGACGACGAGGGGGCGGACGCCGCTGAGGAGTCCGGGGACGCGGAGGCCGGTGCGCCGCCCGCGGCCGGCCACGACCTGCCCGTACCTCCGCCGTCCGTCGAGCCCCTCGAGCCCCTCGAACCGCTCGTCGGCGACGAGCCCGACGCCGAGACCGCCGCGCCGGACTTCGTCGGTCCTCCCGCCGAGGCCGCGCACGCCCGGCGGACCATGATCGGCCGCAGTGCCGAGGAGGTCGACCACGCGCCGCCGCGCGGCCGGTACGCCCCGGTGCCCGCGCCGGAGACCGCCCGGGCCGGGGCCACACTCCGATGGGTCGCCCCCGCCGCGGCCCTCGCCCTCGCCTCGGCGGTCGTCGTCGGACGTGCCCTGCGCCGCCGTCGCTGA
- a CDS encoding aldose 1-epimerase, with translation MQTRLTAGDAELTIDPDNGCRIAGLRIGGTELLRQGERYGSFPMAPWCGRVANGEFRDGADKHQLPLNAPPHAIHGTVRDGAWRRAEADERTAAFTYDLVAPWPYAGRVTQTFELAEDTLTLRMGVETAGESFPAQAGWHPWFNRVLDGPDGPSAPVRIDFTAGWQEERGDDHLPTGRRIDPSPSSQLRSSRGYPIPGLWDDCFGMPGGVDVTLTWPERFEVKITSRDEWVVIYDEQEAAVCVEPQSGPPNGLNTHPRLVTLIDPLEITATIAWRRL, from the coding sequence ATGCAGACGCGACTGACGGCGGGCGACGCCGAGTTGACCATCGACCCCGACAACGGCTGCCGCATCGCGGGCCTGCGCATCGGCGGCACCGAACTCCTGCGCCAGGGCGAGCGGTACGGCAGTTTCCCGATGGCTCCATGGTGCGGGCGGGTGGCGAACGGCGAGTTCCGCGACGGCGCCGACAAGCACCAGCTGCCGCTGAACGCCCCGCCGCACGCCATCCACGGCACCGTCCGCGACGGCGCCTGGCGGCGGGCCGAGGCCGACGAGCGCACTGCGGCGTTCACGTACGACCTGGTCGCGCCCTGGCCGTACGCGGGCCGGGTCACCCAGACCTTCGAGCTCGCCGAGGACACGCTGACCCTGCGGATGGGCGTCGAGACCGCGGGCGAGTCCTTCCCGGCGCAGGCCGGCTGGCACCCCTGGTTCAACCGCGTCCTCGACGGCCCCGACGGCCCGTCGGCCCCGGTCCGTATCGACTTCACGGCCGGCTGGCAGGAGGAGCGCGGCGACGACCACCTGCCCACCGGCCGCAGAATCGACCCTTCCCCGAGCTCTCAACTTCGTTCGAGCAGGGGATACCCCATTCCGGGTCTGTGGGACGACTGCTTCGGCATGCCCGGCGGCGTCGACGTGACCCTCACCTGGCCGGAGCGGTTCGAGGTCAAGATCACCAGCCGCGACGAGTGGGTGGTGATCTACGACGAGCAGGAGGCCGCGGTCTGCGTCGAGCCGCAGTCCGGTCCGCCGAACGGCCTCAACACCCACCCGCGCCTCGTCACCCTCATCGATCCGCTGGAGATCACGGCGACCATCGCCTGGCGGCGGCTTTAA
- a CDS encoding DUF3151 domain-containing protein, translating to MAIHENLLGGPAPTHLPDEPEPRELLAAGTAPADVAAKYPTSSLAWAQLADEAFEGGRVVESYAYARTGYHRGLDALRRSGWKGHGPVPWEHEPNRGFLRALHALARAAQAIGEQHEYERCSTFLRDSSATAADTLN from the coding sequence ATGGCCATCCACGAGAACCTGCTGGGGGGACCCGCCCCCACCCACCTGCCCGACGAGCCCGAGCCGCGCGAGCTGCTCGCCGCAGGCACCGCTCCGGCGGACGTCGCCGCGAAGTACCCGACCTCCTCGCTGGCCTGGGCGCAGCTCGCCGACGAGGCGTTCGAGGGCGGCCGCGTCGTCGAGTCGTACGCCTACGCCCGGACCGGCTACCACCGCGGCCTCGACGCGCTGCGCCGCAGCGGCTGGAAGGGCCACGGCCCGGTGCCGTGGGAGCACGAGCCGAACCGCGGCTTCCTGCGGGCGCTGCACGCGCTGGCGCGGGCCGCGCAGGCGATCGGCGAGCAGCACGAGTACGAGCGCTGCTCGACGTTCCTGCGCGACTCCTCGGCCACCGCGGCCGACACGCTGAACTGA
- a CDS encoding DUF3152 domain-containing protein: protein MPKSGAGTFTTAQAAGDAVGSGTLRRYRVQVEDGIDISAREAAKEIQEILAHPQGWAAHGRGRFQLVSENADFVIRIATPDTADRLCLAQGLNTHGELNCETTQGVVVNLKRWMLGSPTFAGPPSEYRHLIINHEVGHEIGIRQHMSCPGPGKLAPVMQQQIKGLNGCRSNAYPYDEDGSYITGPVVP from the coding sequence GTGCCGAAGTCCGGCGCCGGCACGTTCACCACCGCCCAGGCCGCCGGCGACGCGGTCGGCTCCGGGACGCTGCGCCGCTACCGGGTCCAGGTCGAGGACGGCATCGACATCTCCGCGCGCGAGGCGGCGAAGGAGATCCAGGAGATCCTGGCCCACCCGCAGGGCTGGGCCGCGCACGGCCGAGGCCGGTTCCAGCTGGTCTCGGAGAACGCCGACTTCGTCATCCGGATCGCCACCCCGGACACCGCCGACCGGCTGTGCCTGGCACAGGGTCTCAACACGCACGGCGAGCTGAACTGCGAGACCACGCAGGGCGTCGTGGTGAACCTGAAGCGCTGGATGCTCGGCTCCCCGACCTTCGCCGGGCCGCCCTCCGAGTACCGGCACCTGATCATCAACCACGAGGTCGGGCACGAGATCGGCATCCGGCAGCACATGAGCTGCCCGGGTCCGGGCAAACTCGCGCCGGTGATGCAGCAGCAGATCAAGGGCCTGAACGGCTGCCGTTCGAACGCATATCCGTATGACGAAGACGGGAGCTACATCACGGGCCCAGTCGTGCCATGA
- the fbaA gene encoding class II fructose-bisphosphate aldolase translates to MPIATPEVYNEMLDRAKAGKFAYPAINVTSSQTLHAALRGFAEAESDGIIQISTGGAEFLGGQHKKDMVTGAVALAEFAHIVAAKYDITVALHTDHCPKDKLDGYVRPLLDISAERVARGDNPLFQSHMWDGSAETLADNLAIGQELLAKAAAAKIILEVEITPTGGEEDGVTHEINDELYTTVDDAIRTAEALGLGEKGRYLLAASFGNVHGVYKPGNVVLRPELLKDLQAGVAEKFGKVSPFDFVFHGGSGSSQEEISTALENGVVKMNIDTDTQYAFTRPVADHMFKNYDGVLKVDGEVGKKSTYDPRTWGKLAEASMAARVVEACAALRSTGTRLK, encoded by the coding sequence ATGCCCATCGCAACCCCCGAGGTCTACAACGAGATGCTCGACCGGGCGAAGGCAGGCAAGTTCGCCTACCCGGCCATCAATGTCACCTCGTCCCAGACGCTCCACGCTGCGCTGCGCGGTTTCGCGGAGGCCGAGAGCGACGGCATCATCCAGATCTCGACCGGTGGCGCCGAGTTCCTGGGTGGCCAGCACAAGAAGGACATGGTCACCGGCGCCGTCGCCCTGGCCGAGTTCGCGCACATCGTCGCTGCGAAGTACGACATCACGGTGGCTCTGCACACCGACCACTGCCCGAAGGACAAGCTGGACGGCTACGTCCGTCCGCTGCTCGACATCTCTGCCGAGCGCGTCGCCCGCGGCGACAACCCGCTGTTCCAGTCGCACATGTGGGACGGCTCCGCCGAGACCCTCGCGGACAACCTGGCCATCGGCCAGGAGCTGCTCGCGAAGGCCGCCGCCGCCAAGATCATCCTCGAGGTCGAGATCACCCCGACCGGTGGCGAGGAGGACGGCGTCACCCACGAGATCAACGACGAGCTGTACACCACCGTCGACGACGCGATCCGTACCGCCGAGGCCCTGGGCCTGGGCGAGAAGGGCCGCTACCTGCTGGCCGCCTCCTTCGGCAACGTGCACGGCGTCTACAAGCCGGGCAACGTCGTGCTCCGTCCCGAGCTGCTGAAGGACCTGCAGGCGGGCGTCGCCGAGAAGTTCGGCAAGGTCTCCCCGTTCGACTTCGTCTTCCACGGTGGCTCCGGCTCCTCGCAGGAGGAGATCTCCACCGCCCTGGAGAACGGCGTCGTCAAGATGAACATCGACACCGACACCCAGTACGCCTTCACGCGTCCGGTCGCGGACCACATGTTCAAGAACTACGACGGCGTCCTGAAGGTCGACGGCGAGGTCGGCAAGAAGTCGACCTACGACCCGCGGACCTGGGGCAAGCTGGCCGAGGCGAGCATGGCCGCGCGCGTGGTCGAGGCCTGCGCGGCGCTGCGCTCCACGGGCACCCGCCTGAAGTAG
- a CDS encoding DUF2617 family protein, with amino-acid sequence MLTTLKTSYTDTRAADLAWALGREPLPALAVLDLELTGAKLQLRLLGASHQVLLEEESRSCSETVACMPGSSTPLPLGVSKRVGGWEYEFAARVETLSQGSFAGRAQELLALVADHPNGLAGTFPGSPHAFTAMLAQRHEGQVRWRTWHAYPQEGQLVVTRTRIGARTPAAS; translated from the coding sequence ATGCTCACGACCCTGAAGACCTCCTACACCGATACACGCGCGGCCGACCTGGCCTGGGCCCTGGGGCGCGAGCCGCTGCCCGCCCTCGCCGTGCTCGATCTCGAACTGACCGGAGCCAAGCTCCAGTTGCGCCTTCTGGGCGCCTCCCACCAGGTGCTCCTCGAGGAGGAGAGCCGTAGCTGCTCCGAGACCGTCGCCTGCATGCCCGGCAGCAGCACTCCGCTGCCGCTGGGCGTGTCCAAGCGGGTGGGCGGGTGGGAGTACGAGTTCGCGGCGCGCGTCGAGACCCTCTCCCAGGGCTCGTTCGCGGGCCGCGCGCAGGAGCTGCTCGCCCTCGTCGCCGACCACCCCAACGGCCTCGCCGGAACGTTTCCGGGCTCGCCGCACGCGTTCACCGCGATGCTGGCGCAGCGGCACGAGGGCCAGGTGCGCTGGCGCACCTGGCACGCGTACCCGCAGGAAGGACAGTTGGTGGTGACCCGGACGCGGATCGGCGCCCGGACGCCTGCCGCGTCCTGA
- a CDS encoding spermidine synthase, giving the protein MIDPPVSLSPKPAARLPELVERRHPRPSPVRPREVRYRVLAVVFVCAACGLVYELELVALASYLIGDSVTQASVVLSVMVFAMGVGSLLAKRLRCRAAVGFGLVEAGLALIGGCSALVLYAAFAWLGEARYVLVAFSLAIGVLIGAEIPLLMALIQRAETSYGSGEGGRAYKAGAGGRAGAGGPTGPGGRGRGSRRRSADGTDDAAGTVADLFAADYVGALVGGLAFPFLLLPWLGQLTGALVTGAVNAVAGGALVLWLFRHDLTSRTRAMLLAVNVGVLAVLATATVLVDDFERAARQAVYGDSVRVAARTDLQEVVVTGERGGPAALFMNGTFRTGGGDAHLYPEALVHPAMNGPRSRVLILGGGDGLAAREVLRYPDVTSVTVVELDPGVVRLARTSPELTALNGEAYADPRVRVVYADAFRRLRAEAARAAGRYDVVVSDLPDPGITASTKLYSEEFYGLAARVLAPGGRMAVHAGSATARPGPYWTVEATLRSAGLATRAYGAFGTGSRAGGRASGERASGGRGEAPHDWGFVLASAAARPPALALPSEAPHLQSLTARALASGARRVERTRGPRPLPPSTLVHPRYGG; this is encoded by the coding sequence ATGATCGACCCGCCCGTGTCCCTGTCGCCCAAACCCGCGGCGCGGCTGCCCGAGCTCGTGGAGCGGCGGCACCCGCGCCCGTCGCCGGTGCGGCCGCGGGAGGTGCGGTACCGGGTTCTCGCGGTCGTCTTCGTCTGCGCCGCCTGCGGACTCGTCTACGAGCTCGAACTCGTCGCCCTCGCCTCCTACTTGATCGGCGACTCGGTCACCCAGGCGTCCGTCGTGCTGTCCGTCATGGTCTTCGCGATGGGGGTCGGGTCGCTGCTCGCCAAGCGGCTGCGCTGCCGCGCGGCCGTCGGCTTCGGCCTGGTCGAGGCGGGGCTCGCGCTCATCGGCGGCTGCTCGGCGCTCGTGCTGTACGCGGCCTTCGCCTGGCTCGGCGAGGCCCGTTACGTGCTGGTGGCGTTCTCGCTGGCCATCGGCGTGCTGATCGGTGCGGAGATCCCGCTGCTCATGGCGCTGATCCAGCGCGCCGAGACGTCGTACGGGTCCGGGGAGGGCGGCCGGGCGTACAAGGCGGGTGCGGGCGGCCGGGCGGGTGCGGGCGGTCCGACGGGCCCGGGCGGCCGGGGGCGCGGGTCCCGTCGGCGGTCCGCCGACGGGACGGACGACGCCGCCGGCACGGTCGCGGACCTGTTCGCCGCCGACTACGTGGGCGCGCTGGTCGGCGGACTCGCCTTCCCGTTCCTGCTGCTGCCCTGGCTCGGCCAGCTCACCGGCGCGCTGGTGACGGGCGCCGTGAACGCGGTGGCCGGCGGCGCGCTGGTGCTCTGGCTCTTCCGGCACGACCTCACGTCCCGCACACGCGCGATGCTGCTCGCCGTGAACGTGGGCGTGCTGGCCGTCCTGGCCACCGCGACGGTCCTCGTCGACGACTTCGAACGGGCCGCGCGGCAGGCCGTGTACGGGGACAGCGTGCGTGTCGCCGCACGGACCGACCTCCAGGAGGTCGTGGTCACCGGTGAACGGGGCGGCCCGGCCGCGCTGTTCATGAACGGCACCTTCCGTACGGGCGGCGGCGACGCGCACCTGTACCCCGAGGCGCTCGTCCACCCGGCGATGAACGGGCCGCGGTCCCGCGTCCTGATCCTCGGCGGTGGCGACGGACTCGCCGCCCGCGAGGTGCTGCGCTACCCCGACGTCACCTCGGTGACCGTCGTCGAACTCGACCCCGGCGTCGTCCGGCTCGCCCGGACCTCTCCCGAACTCACCGCGCTCAACGGCGAGGCGTACGCCGACCCGCGGGTGCGGGTGGTGTACGCGGACGCGTTCCGCCGGCTGCGCGCCGAGGCCGCGCGGGCCGCCGGACGGTACGACGTCGTCGTCTCGGACCTGCCCGACCCCGGGATCACCGCGAGCACGAAGCTGTACTCGGAGGAGTTCTACGGGCTCGCCGCCCGTGTCCTCGCACCGGGCGGGCGGATGGCGGTGCACGCGGGCTCGGCGACGGCGCGCCCCGGGCCGTACTGGACCGTCGAGGCGACGCTCCGCTCGGCGGGCCTCGCCACCCGTGCGTACGGCGCGTTCGGCACGGGCTCCCGGGCCGGCGGCCGTGCCTCCGGCGAACGTGCCTCCGGCGGGCGGGGCGAGGCGCCGCACGACTGGGGCTTCGTGCTGGCCTCGGCCGCCGCTCGGCCGCCTGCCCTGGCTCTCCCGTCCGAGGCGCCGCACCTGCAGTCCCTGACCGCGCGGGCGCTGGCGTCCGGCGCCCGCCGCGTCGAGCGCACCCGGGGCCCGCGCCCGCTGCCGCCGTCCACGCTGGTGCATCCGCGGTACGGCGGATGA
- a CDS encoding MFS transporter: MEMRLKSRAGRWVVFVTVLGSGMVLLDSTVVNVALPHIGEDLGTDMAALQWTVNAYMLTLAGLILLGGALGDRYGRRRVFLIGVVWFALASLLCGVAPNAGVLIAARALQGVGGALLTPGSLAILQASFHPDDRARAVGLWSGFGGVGAAVGPFVGGWLVDGPGWRWVFLLNVPLAALCVPIALRHVPETRDSEADHGRFDIPGALLGAASLALITYGFIGESWAAGISGVVVGVAFVAVERRTAHPMLPLSIFSSRLFTAVNLVTLCVYAAFGGFFFLAALQLQVVSGYSALGAGTALLPTTVLMLLLSARAGELGERIGPRIPLTVGPLLCAAGMLLMLRVGEDASYVLDVLPAMLVLGLGMTTLVAPLTATVLSSVDVARAGLASGINNAAARAAGLLAVAALPLLAGMGPEAYRSAEEFGETFRRAMPMCAGLLVAGAALAWATIREPKPAGCHPDCKVHCGVTAPPLDPGDARGGTGDQGPAPDAAGS, from the coding sequence ATGGAGATGCGGCTGAAGTCCCGCGCCGGGCGCTGGGTCGTCTTCGTGACGGTGCTCGGGTCCGGGATGGTGCTGCTCGACTCCACCGTCGTCAACGTCGCCCTGCCCCACATCGGGGAGGACCTCGGCACCGACATGGCGGCCCTCCAGTGGACCGTCAACGCCTACATGCTCACCCTCGCCGGGCTGATCCTGCTGGGCGGGGCGCTCGGCGACCGGTACGGGCGCCGGCGGGTGTTCCTCATCGGTGTGGTGTGGTTCGCCCTGGCCTCGCTGCTGTGCGGGGTCGCGCCGAACGCGGGCGTCCTGATCGCCGCCCGCGCCCTGCAGGGCGTCGGCGGTGCCCTGCTCACCCCCGGCTCCCTCGCGATCCTCCAGGCGAGCTTCCACCCCGACGACCGGGCGCGGGCGGTCGGCCTGTGGTCCGGATTCGGCGGGGTGGGCGCGGCGGTCGGGCCGTTCGTGGGCGGATGGCTGGTCGACGGGCCCGGCTGGCGCTGGGTGTTCCTGCTGAACGTGCCGCTTGCCGCCCTCTGCGTGCCGATCGCGCTGCGCCACGTCCCCGAGACCAGGGACTCGGAGGCGGACCACGGGCGGTTCGACATCCCGGGCGCGCTGCTCGGCGCGGCGTCGCTGGCCCTGATCACGTACGGGTTCATCGGGGAGAGCTGGGCCGCGGGGATCAGCGGCGTGGTGGTCGGGGTCGCGTTCGTGGCCGTCGAACGGCGCACCGCCCATCCGATGCTGCCGCTGTCGATCTTCTCCTCGCGGTTGTTCACCGCGGTCAACCTGGTCACCCTGTGCGTGTACGCGGCGTTCGGCGGCTTCTTCTTCCTCGCGGCGCTCCAGCTCCAGGTGGTCTCCGGGTACTCCGCGCTCGGCGCGGGCACCGCGCTGCTGCCGACGACCGTGCTGATGCTGCTGCTCTCCGCGCGGGCCGGGGAGCTCGGCGAGCGGATCGGGCCGCGGATCCCGCTGACCGTCGGCCCGCTGCTGTGCGCGGCGGGGATGCTGCTGATGCTGCGGGTCGGCGAGGACGCCTCGTACGTACTCGACGTGCTGCCCGCGATGCTGGTGCTGGGGCTCGGCATGACGACCCTGGTGGCGCCGCTCACCGCGACCGTTCTGTCCTCCGTGGACGTCGCGCGGGCGGGTCTGGCCAGCGGGATCAACAACGCGGCGGCGCGGGCGGCGGGCCTGCTCGCGGTGGCCGCGCTGCCCCTGCTCGCCGGCATGGGGCCGGAGGCGTACCGCTCGGCCGAGGAGTTCGGGGAGACCTTCCGCCGCGCGATGCCGATGTGCGCCGGGCTGCTGGTGGCGGGCGCGGCGCTGGCCTGGGCGACGATCCGCGAGCCGAAGCCTGCCGGCTGCCACCCCGACTGCAAGGTCCACTGCGGCGTCACCGCGCCCCCGCTGGACCCGGGCGACGCACGCGGCGGCACGGGCGACCAGGGCCCCGCCCCGGACGCCGCGGGGTCCTGA
- the pyrE gene encoding orotate phosphoribosyltransferase gives MTDVRAELLQQIKDKAVVHGKVTLSSGLEADYYVDLRRITLDGSAAPLVGQVMLDLTADLDFDAVGGLTLGADPVATSMLHAAASRGRRLDAFVVRKAAKAHGMQRQVEGPDIKGRRVLVVEDTSTTGGSPLTAVEAARAAGAEVVAVATIVDRATGAGEKISGTAGVPYLYAFALDELDLG, from the coding sequence ATGACTGACGTACGCGCTGAGCTGCTCCAGCAGATCAAGGACAAGGCCGTGGTGCACGGCAAGGTGACCCTCTCCTCGGGTCTGGAAGCCGATTACTACGTGGACCTGCGCCGGATCACGCTGGACGGTTCCGCCGCGCCGCTGGTCGGTCAGGTCATGCTCGACCTGACCGCCGACCTGGACTTCGACGCGGTCGGCGGGCTCACCCTGGGCGCCGACCCGGTCGCGACGTCGATGCTGCACGCGGCCGCCTCCCGGGGCCGCCGCCTGGACGCCTTCGTGGTCCGCAAGGCCGCCAAGGCGCACGGCATGCAGCGCCAGGTCGAGGGTCCGGACATCAAGGGCCGCCGGGTCCTGGTCGTCGAGGACACCTCCACCACCGGCGGTTCGCCCCTGACGGCCGTCGAGGCCGCGCGCGCCGCGGGCGCCGAGGTCGTGGCCGTCGCCACGATCGTCGACCGGGCCACCGGCGCCGGCGAGAAGATCAGCGGTACGGCGGGCGTGCCGTACCTGTACGCCTTCGCGCTCGACGAGCTGGATCTCGGCTGA